A part of Drosophila bipectinata strain 14024-0381.07 chromosome 3L, DbipHiC1v2, whole genome shotgun sequence genomic DNA contains:
- the LOC108132538 gene encoding beta-1,3-galactosyltransferase 5, translating into MDKRSLCLLVICIKMCLVIWLVSWQQPPLLESEMMAEAAALGGGSRGASSSSPPPPPASERRRGLKSGGSSGSGSGSNPNQITQPSRTHLSFNDSIVSNTFERPAAPPPQSLAPQTPTPPQSSMHLMDLPNFAYIIDQPPCEPRVQALVLVHSAIPNIEKRRIIRQTWAERSYIDRTPLRVIFLLGGVGAGAENWQHWVERESTLHGDIVQGNFDDAYRNMTYKHVMALKWFTENCAQAQLMVKVDDDVYINTPQLVKFLTDPTLPEHALLHQPELLLCRPVKKSRVKRTYRSKWRVTYKEYPHRFYPPYCPGLAIVYSPEVVRRLYAAAQKANYFWVDDVLITGVLTEATGTKITKLTYYLDTAAVRKLVQGGTDLDKPPFLFTSDGIRPDESLALWQMTVESNYTLTTPSSASASASFSSANISRSPSPTSRGIS; encoded by the exons ATGGACAAGCGATCGCTGTGCCTGCTGGtcatctgcatcaaaatgtGCCTGGTCATCTGGCTGGTCAGCTGGCAGCAGCCGCCGCTGCTGGAGTCCGAGATGATGGCCGAGGCAGCTGCCCTCGGCGGCGGTAGCAGAGGCGCCAGCAGCAGCTCCCCCCCGCCGCCGCCGGCGAGTGAGAGGAGAAGAGGCCTCAAGAGCGGAGGCAGCAGCGGAAGCGGCAGCGGGAGCAATCCAAACCAAATAACCCAGCCTAGTCGCACTCACCTTAGCTTTAACGATAGCATAGTTAGCAACACATTCGAGAGGCCGGCGGCGCCCCCGCCACAGTCGTTGGCCCCCCAGACGCCCACCCCCCCGCAGAGCAGCATGCACCTGATGGATCTTCCCAACTTCGCCTACATCATCGACCAACCGCCCTGCGAGCCGAGGGTGCAGGCCCTGGTGCTGGTCCACTCCGCGATACCCAACATCGAGAAGCGGCGGATCATCCGGCAGACGTGGGCGGAGCGCAGCTACATCGACCGGACGCCCCTGCGGGTCATCTTCCTGCTGGGCGGAGTGGGGGCCGGGGCCGAGAACTGGCAGCACTGGGTCGAGCGGGAGAGCACTCTGCACGGCGACATCGTGCAGGGCAACTTCGACGACGCCTACCGGAACATGACCTACAAGCATGTGATGGCGCTCAAGTGGTTCACCGAGAACTGCGCCCAGGCCCAGCTGATGGTGAAGGTGGACGACGACGTCTACATAAACACGCCGCAGCTGGTCAAGTTCTTGACGGATCCGACCCTGCCGGAGCACGCCCTCCTCCACCAGCCGGAACTTCTGCTCTGCCGGCCCGTCAAGAAGTCCAGGGTGAAGCGCACATATCGC TCAAAGTGGAGGGTGACCTACAAGGAGTACCCCCACCGCTTCTATCCGCCCTACTGCCCTGGCCTGGCCATCGTCTACTCGCCGGAGGTGGTGCGCCGGCTGTACGCGGCGGCCCAGAAGGCCAACTACTTCTGGGTGGACGACGTCCTCATTACCGGCGTCCTCACCGAGGCCACGGGCACCAAGATCACCAAGCTGACGTACTACCTGGATACGGCAGCAGTGCGCAAGCTGGTCCAGGGCGGCACTGACCTGGATAAGCCGCCATTCCTCTTTACCAGCGACGGCATCCGTCCGGACGAGAGCCTGGCCCTTTGGCAGATGACAGTGGAGAGCAACTACACGCTGACCACGCCATCCTCCGCATCCGCATCAGCATCCTTCTCTTCCGCAAACATTTCGAGGTCGCCGTCGCCGACGAGCCGGGGCATCAGCTAG